Proteins encoded by one window of Pseudorca crassidens isolate mPseCra1 chromosome 3, mPseCra1.hap1, whole genome shotgun sequence:
- the SPZ1 gene encoding spermatogenic leucine zipper protein 1, with protein MPWSSALLIQSEMEVATLSKMLKSPDLSEESLHPRIIIALFEIGSLPPVSCSSLPSLKNSDHEATEQRIAKKFENLLKEIKDIVKHMTSYEEKIIETKESFEETNISEDVSELKEKIRELNKINKVLLEKLLASWDLGKEQNSKKQEMMLENQNSKDTVQGCARDWVNCSEEKRALHETQLSKEKAKHRFPLVQEENIKLRYNMEQLLQEAKHWSVQHTELSELIKSYQKSQTDIKTLENNGAHSPTQTNNGVSAKHELEEQVRKLKQDTYSLQLIAALLENECQILEQRVELLKEFHHQKEGPLQGEPIQINYEQNKKEQKLSEAEKVKIHKQNMQEMFQKGDQFYRSLDVCHKRKARNNLFNTHIARRALVGKKRPASSLS; from the coding sequence ATGCCCTGGTCATCAGCCCTACTAATTCAGTCTGAGATGGAAGTGGCCACCCTCTCCAAAATGCTTAAGTCTCCTGATCTCAGTGAAGAGTCTTTGCACCCTAGGATTATCATTGCCTTATTTGAAATTGGATCACTTCCCCCTGTTTCTTGCAGTTCTCTCCCTTCCCTAAAAAACAGTGACCATGAAGCAACTGAACAACGAATTGCAAAGAAGTTTGAAAACctcttaaaagaaattaaagatattgTTAAACATATGACAAGTTATGAAGAGAAGATCATAGAAACAAAAGAATCTTTTGAGGAAACCAATATCTCTGAGGATGTGTcagaacttaaagaaaaaatcagagaacttaataaaataaataaagtactatTGGAAAAGCTACTTGCTAGTTGGGACTTAGGGAAAGAACAGAACTCAAAGAAACAGGAGATGATGTTGGAAAACCAGAACTCCAAGGACACCGTGCAAGGTTGTGCAAGGGATTGGGTAAACTGTTCAGAAGAAAAAAGAGCCCTTCATGAAACTCAACTAAGTAAGGAAAAAGCAAAGCACAGATTTCCTCttgtccaagaagaaaatatcaaactGAGGTACAACATGGAGCAGTTACTACAGGAAGCAAAACACTGGAGTGTGCAACATACTGAGCTCAGTGAACTAATAAAATCCTATCAGAAATCTCAGACAGACATCAAAACTCTTGAAAATAATGGCGCCCATTCCCCAACTCAAACGAATAATGGGGTGTCAGCTAAGCATGAGCTGGAAgaacaagtgaggaaactgaaacaagACACATATTCACTGCAGTTGATTGCAGCTTTGCTGGAGAATGAATGCCAAATCTTAGAGCAGAGGGTAGAGCTTCTCAAGGAATTCCATCATCAGAAAGAGGGACCTCTACAAGGGGAGCCAATTCAGATAAACTATGAGCAGAACAAGAAAGAACAGAAGCTATCAGAGGCAGAGAAGGTCAAAATACATAAGCAaaacatgcaagaaatgtttcaaaAAGGAGACCAATTCTATAGAAGCCTGGATGTTTGCCATAAAAGGAAAGCTCGTAATAATTTGTTCAATACTCATATTGCAAGAAGAGCTCTTGTAGGAAAAAAGAGGCCAGCCAGCAGCCTAAGTTAG